TCCACCGAGGGCTCCTGCGCGGCCTATTACAAATACCAGGTGGAGTGACATGTCCGATCGAATTCTTCTGGATTGCGGCAGCGGCGGCCGGGCCTCCCACCGGCTGGTGGCCGACCTTTTCCTCAAACACCTGGGAAATCCGGAACTCAACCGGCTCAACGACGCGGCCTGCCTGAACCTGAAAAGCCCCCTGGCCATGAGCACGGACACCTTCACCGTGGACCCGATCTTCTTCCCGGGCGGGGACATTGGATCCCTGGCCGTGCACGGCACGGTCAACGACGTGTCCATGCTCGGGGCCATTCCCCGCTACCTGACCTGCGGATTCATCGTGGAGGAAGGCCTGGAGACGGACGTTCTGGCACGCGTCGTGGCCTCCATGGGAACGGCCGCCCGGGAGGCCGGGGTGCTGGTGGTGGCCGGGGACACCAAGGTGGTGCCCCGGGGGATGGTGGACAAAATCTTCATCAACACCACCGGGGTCGGGGAAATCTTCGTCGACCCGACCCCCTCGGGCGACCGCGCCCGGCCGGGAGACGCCATCCTGGTCACGGGCAGCATGGGCGACCACGGCCTGGCCGTCCTCTCCACCCGCCAGGGATTGGCCTTCGACACCCCCGTGGTCTCGGACGCGGCCTCCCTGAACCATGCCATCGCCCGGCTGTTGCGCGCCGTGCCGGAGGTGCATGTGCTGCGCGACCCCACGCGCGGCGGCCTCGGCACCACCCTCAACGAAATCGCCGAGTCCTCGGGCGTGTGCTGCGAAATCGTGGACGAGGCCATTCCCGTACGGCCCGAAGTGCGCGACGGCTGCTCCTTTCTGGGCCTGGACCCGCTGTACCTGGCCAACGAGGGCAAATTCCTGTGCATCCTGCCCGGGGAACTGGCCGATGCGGCCCTCGACGTGCTGCGGGGCGACCCCCTGTGCGCCGGGGCCGTGCGCATCGGCACGGTCACCGACGCCCACCCCGGCAAGGTGGTGCTGACCACCCGCCTGGGCGGCGCCCGCCTCCTGACCATGCTGGAGGGCGAACAACTGCCGCGCATCTGCTGACCCGGGCGGGCAGAAAAACGGCAGGAGGCGCGGCGGTTACCGCAAGACCTCCCCCACCATCCTTCTATTTGAGGGGGATATCGTCGCGCAGGGGCTTGACGAGTACATCGTCAAGAATCTTCCCCTTTGTCAAAAGGGTCTGCCTGCCGCTGCGCATCATCTCCATGTGCTTTTCCAGGACATCGACATTCTGGGACATATTGGCCATGAATCCGACCCCTGCACTTCTATATTCCGACTTCACGATATTCAGGTTGGTCTTGTAGCTTTCGACATCGAATTTCGCCATCTCCTCCATCTTCATCCTGTAAAAATTCAGGATGGCGGCAATAGCCTCCAGGAACTTGAGTTTCGCCTCGCCGTACTTTTCCACACTCTCCTGCTGGAACTTGAGCATGCCGCCGTTGTTGCCCCCCTTGGCCTTGAGCTTCTCGATCTCGTCCTTGGCATCTTTGATGTTCTTGATGGCCATGGAGTTTCTGACCGCGTAGCTGCGGAGAGCCTCAATGATATAGGCTGACGTCCGGATGAGCCCTTCGAGGTTCTCGCTGTCCTTTTTTTCCAGTTGCGCCTGGTTGTCCTTGATGATGGCCCGCAGCCGGGACAAATTCTCCTTGATCTGGGGGTCCGCAGTGGCCTCCAGAAGCTTGTCCAATTCACTTAACGGGTTGTCGC
Above is a genomic segment from Desulfolutivibrio sulfodismutans DSM 3696 containing:
- the hypE gene encoding hydrogenase expression/formation protein HypE; this translates as MSDRILLDCGSGGRASHRLVADLFLKHLGNPELNRLNDAACLNLKSPLAMSTDTFTVDPIFFPGGDIGSLAVHGTVNDVSMLGAIPRYLTCGFIVEEGLETDVLARVVASMGTAAREAGVLVVAGDTKVVPRGMVDKIFINTTGVGEIFVDPTPSGDRARPGDAILVTGSMGDHGLAVLSTRQGLAFDTPVVSDAASLNHAIARLLRAVPEVHVLRDPTRGGLGTTLNEIAESSGVCCEIVDEAIPVRPEVRDGCSFLGLDPLYLANEGKFLCILPGELADAALDVLRGDPLCAGAVRIGTVTDAHPGKVVLTTRLGGARLLTMLEGEQLPRIC